GTGTAGACGTAGAAGCCGCGCTTGCCCGCCTTGACGACGGCGGCGAGGTTCGGGGAGACGGTGAAACGCTCCGGGAACGCCTTGTTGAGCGTTTCCGAGACGTGCAGGCCGATCGCCGGACCGACCAGCTCCAGGAGCACCAGCGGGGACATCGGCAGGCCGAGCGGTTCCACCGCCTTCTCCGCGACCTCGACCGGGGTGCCCTCGTCGATGACGTTCTGGATCTCGCCCATGAAACGGGTCAGGATGCGGTTCACGACGAACGCCGGGGCGTCCTTCACCAGAACGGCGGTCTTCTTCAGCTTCTTCGCGACGGCGAAGGCGGTCGCCAGCGACGCGTCGTCGGTGGCCTCGCCCCGCACGATCTCCAGCAGCGGCAGGATCGCGACCGGGTTGAAGAAGTGGAAGCCGACGACCCGCTCGGGGTTCTTCAGCTTCGACGCCATCTCGGTCACCGACAGCGACGAGGTGTTGGTGGCGAGGATGGCGTGCGCCGGGGCGACCGCCTCGACCTCCGCGAACACCTGCTGCTTGACGCCGATCTCCTCGAACACGGCCTCGATGATGAAGTCCGCGTCGGCGAAGCCCTCGGCCTTGTCCAGGACACCGGTCACCAGGGCCTTGAGGCGGTTGGCCTTGTCCTGGTTGATCCGGCCCTTGCCGAGCAGCTTCTCGATCTCGGCGTGGACGTAGCCCACACCCTTGTCGACGCGCTCCTGGTCGATGTCCGTGAGGACGACCGGGACCTCCAGGCGGCGCAGGAACAGCAGCGCCAGCTGCGAGGCCATCAGGCCCGCGCCGACCACGCCGACCTTGGTGACCGGACGGGCCAGGTTCTTGTCCGGGGCGCCGGCGGGACGCTTGCCGCGCTTCTGGACGAGGTTGAAGGCGTAGATGCCCGCGCGCAGTTCGCCGCCCATGATCAGGTCGGCGAGGGCGACGTCCTCGGCGTCGAAGCCCTGCTGGAGGTCGCCGTTCTTGGCGGCGGCGATGATGTCCAGGGCGCGGTAGGCGGCCGGAGCGGCCCCGTGCACCTTGCTGTCGGCGACGGACCGGCCGCGGGCGACGGCCTGGTCCCAGGCCTCGCCGCGGTCGACGACGGGACGCTCGACCTCGACGTCGCCCTTGAGGACCTGCGCGGTCCAGATCAGCGACTGCTCCAGGAAGTCGGCGCCCTCGAAGATCGCGTCGGCGATCCCCAGCTCGAAGACCTGCTCGCCCTTGAGCTGCTTGTTCTGGTTGAGGCTGTTCTCGATGATCACCGAGACGGCCTTGTCGGCGCCGATCAGGTTCGGCAGCAGCGCGCAGCCGCCCCAGCCGGGGACCAGACCGAGGAAGACCTCGGGGAGCGAGAACGCCGGCAGGGCCTTGGAAACGGTCCGGTAGGCGCAGTGCAGACCGACCTCGACGCCGCCGCCCATGGCCGCGCCGTTGTAGTAGGCGAAGGTCGGCACGGCGAGACCGGACAGGCGCTTGAAGACCTCGTGGCCGCCCTTGCCGATGGCGAGCGCGTGCTCGTACTCCTTCAGCAGCTCGACGCCCTTGAGGTCGGCGCCGACCGCGAAGATGAACGGCTTGCCGGTGACGCCGACACCGACGATCTCGCCGGCGGCGGCCTCCTTCTCCACCTGGTCGATCGCGGCGTCGAGGTTCGCGAGCGAAGCGGGGCCGAAGGTGGTCGGCTTGGTGTGGTCGAAGCCGTTGTCGAGGGTGATCAGGGCGAACCGCCCCGCACCGGACGGCAGGTCCAGGTGGCGTACGTGCGCGCTGGTGACGACCTCGTCCGGGAACAGCTCGGCCGCACCCTTCAGCAGCTCAGTGGTGGTGCTCACTTGTCCCCCTCGAAGTGCGGGTTCTCCCAGATGACCGTCGCGCCCATGCCGAAGCCGACGCACATGGTGGTCAGGCCGTAGCGGACGTGCGGCTGCTCCTCGAACTGGCGGGCCAGCTGCGTCATCAGGCGGACGCCGGAGGAGGCCAGCGGGTGGCCGAAGGCGATCGCGCCGCCGTACTGGTTGACGCGCGCGTCGTCGTCCGCGATGCCGTAGTGCTCCAGGAAGGCCAGCACCTGGACCGCGAAGGCCTCGTTGATCTCGAACAGACCGATGTCGGAGATGGACAGACCCGCCTGGGCGAGCGCCTTCTCGGTGGCCGGGATCGGGCCGTAGCCCATGACCTCCGGCTCGACGCCCGCGAAGGAGTACGCCACCAGGCGCATCTTGACCGGCAGGCCGTTCTCGCGGGCGAAGTCCTCGGACGCGATGAGGGAGGCGGTCGCGCCGTCGTTCAGACCGGCCGCGTTGCCCGCGGTGACCCGGCCGTGCACGCGGAACGGGGTCTTGAGACCGGAGAGGTTCTCCAGGGTCGTTCCCGGACGCATCGGCTCGTCGGCGGTGACCAGGCCCCAGCCCGTCTCACCGGCCTCGGCGTTCGTGCGACGCACGGAGATCGGCACCAGGTCGGCCTGGATCTTGCCGTCGGCGTACGCCTTGGCGGCCTTCTCCTGCGAGCGCACCGCGTACTCGTCGGCGCGCTGCTTGGTGATGGTGGGGTAGCGGTCGTGCAGGTTCTCGGCGGTCATGCCCATGAACAGGGCGGACTCGTCGACCAGCTTCTCGCTGACGAAGCGCGGGTTGGGGTCCACGCCCTCGCCCATCGGGTGACGGCCCATGTGCTCGACGCCGCCGGCGACGGCGACGTCGTACGCGCCGAAGGCGACGGAGCCGGCGACCGAGGTGACCGCGGTCAGGGCGCCCGCACACATGCGGTCGATCGAGTAACCGGGCACCGAGGTGGGCAGACCCGCGAGGATGCCGGCGGTGCGGCCGAGGGTCAGGCCCTGGTCGCCGATCTGCGTGGTCGCGGCGATGGCGACCTCGTCGATCTTCTTCGGGTCGAGACCGGGGTTGCGGCGCAGCAGCTCCCGGATCGCCTTCACGACGAGGTCGTCGGCCCGGGTCTCGTGGTAGATGCCCTTCGGGCCCGCCTTGCCGAACGGGGTACGGACGCC
This window of the Streptomyces sp. NBC_01275 genome carries:
- a CDS encoding acetyl-CoA C-acyltransferase, producing the protein MPRTVRDVVFVDGVRTPFGKAGPKGIYHETRADDLVVKAIRELLRRNPGLDPKKIDEVAIAATTQIGDQGLTLGRTAGILAGLPTSVPGYSIDRMCAGALTAVTSVAGSVAFGAYDVAVAGGVEHMGRHPMGEGVDPNPRFVSEKLVDESALFMGMTAENLHDRYPTITKQRADEYAVRSQEKAAKAYADGKIQADLVPISVRRTNAEAGETGWGLVTADEPMRPGTTLENLSGLKTPFRVHGRVTAGNAAGLNDGATASLIASEDFARENGLPVKMRLVAYSFAGVEPEVMGYGPIPATEKALAQAGLSISDIGLFEINEAFAVQVLAFLEHYGIADDDARVNQYGGAIAFGHPLASSGVRLMTQLARQFEEQPHVRYGLTTMCVGFGMGATVIWENPHFEGDK
- a CDS encoding 3-hydroxyacyl-CoA dehydrogenase NAD-binding domain-containing protein, with protein sequence MSTTTELLKGAAELFPDEVVTSAHVRHLDLPSGAGRFALITLDNGFDHTKPTTFGPASLANLDAAIDQVEKEAAAGEIVGVGVTGKPFIFAVGADLKGVELLKEYEHALAIGKGGHEVFKRLSGLAVPTFAYYNGAAMGGGVEVGLHCAYRTVSKALPAFSLPEVFLGLVPGWGGCALLPNLIGADKAVSVIIENSLNQNKQLKGEQVFELGIADAIFEGADFLEQSLIWTAQVLKGDVEVERPVVDRGEAWDQAVARGRSVADSKVHGAAPAAYRALDIIAAAKNGDLQQGFDAEDVALADLIMGGELRAGIYAFNLVQKRGKRPAGAPDKNLARPVTKVGVVGAGLMASQLALLFLRRLEVPVVLTDIDQERVDKGVGYVHAEIEKLLGKGRINQDKANRLKALVTGVLDKAEGFADADFIIEAVFEEIGVKQQVFAEVEAVAPAHAILATNTSSLSVTEMASKLKNPERVVGFHFFNPVAILPLLEIVRGEATDDASLATAFAVAKKLKKTAVLVKDAPAFVVNRILTRFMGEIQNVIDEGTPVEVAEKAVEPLGLPMSPLVLLELVGPAIGLHVSETLNKAFPERFTVSPNLAAVVKAGKRGFYVYTAENGFKPELDPEVAALLKQGDSVLTEEQVRDRVLDAVAQEIGLMLDEGVVAEAQDIDLCLITGAGWPFHLGGVTPYLDREGVSERVNGKRFLAQGLASVPA